A genome region from Campylobacter concisus includes the following:
- a CDS encoding lipopolysaccharide biosynthesis protein, whose amino-acid sequence MQKVILQNLLIAICSKGLSFLSFIYIAKSLSERDYGTFVYITMVLSLLPLLQFGSMHGTVILLPKYIVDKKNGNELFLYSNIISHIIQFIGASILFLLNIKLSSLVLLIIAANFFFSHYAENVKIFLNSKHEFEKVNFLKSLDEILRPFVTVLMFYYYQNIESIFIAQFIVTSITFLVSFCLVPLVFNNIKFYSLKKKVFEIYKIGFFVYLTWAIDILFRTADRWFISTFYPSEELATYGFTSSLAMNIWLLSMSFFGPYSQLLYTYVAQKDFISVKNIVETTNKKVYVFLAVVSIIAVITYPLFLEFIVKRYLGTEFLFFVLILSAIFLSINNMYIYYMISDNHHFVLLKYQFIILALNLILNSIFVFYHTDILYYSYSTIFSLGVYFILVKRYFYADILRKIYLQCVS is encoded by the coding sequence TTGCAAAAAGTTATTTTACAGAATTTACTAATAGCTATATGTTCAAAAGGATTATCTTTTTTATCTTTTATATATATAGCCAAGAGTCTTTCAGAAAGAGACTATGGTACTTTTGTTTATATAACGATGGTATTGTCTTTATTGCCGTTATTGCAATTTGGCTCTATGCATGGTACGGTTATTTTATTACCAAAATATATAGTAGACAAAAAAAACGGGAATGAATTATTTTTATATAGTAACATTATTTCTCATATTATTCAGTTTATAGGTGCGAGTATACTTTTTCTATTAAATATTAAGCTTAGTTCATTAGTACTTCTTATAATAGCTGCAAATTTCTTTTTTTCACATTACGCAGAAAATGTTAAGATCTTTTTAAATTCTAAACACGAATTTGAAAAAGTTAATTTTTTAAAAAGTTTAGATGAAATACTTAGACCATTTGTAACAGTATTAATGTTTTATTACTATCAAAATATTGAGTCTATATTTATTGCTCAGTTTATAGTAACATCCATAACTTTTTTAGTGTCTTTTTGCTTAGTCCCATTAGTATTTAATAATATTAAATTTTATAGTTTAAAAAAAAAGGTTTTTGAGATATATAAGATAGGTTTTTTTGTCTATTTGACCTGGGCGATAGACATACTCTTTAGAACTGCAGATAGATGGTTTATATCTACCTTTTATCCTTCTGAAGAACTTGCCACATATGGTTTTACATCTTCGTTAGCTATGAACATATGGCTGTTATCGATGAGTTTTTTTGGGCCATATTCTCAACTATTATATACATACGTAGCACAAAAAGATTTCATTTCTGTAAAAAATATCGTGGAGACTACCAATAAAAAAGTATACGTTTTTTTGGCAGTAGTCTCTATAATTGCAGTAATAACATATCCATTATTCTTAGAATTTATTGTTAAAAGATATCTTGGTACAGAATTTCTATTTTTTGTTCTGATTTTATCTGCAATATTTTTGTCGATTAATAATATGTATATTTATTATATGATTAGTGATAATCATCATTTTGTATTATTAAAATATCAATTTATAATTTTGGCTTTAAATTTAATTTTAAATAGTATTTTTGTTTTTTATCATACTGATATTTTATATTATAGTTATTCAACAATTTTTTCTTTGGGTGTTTATTTTATTTTAGTAAAAAGATATTTTTATGCTGATATACTTAGAAAAATATATTTGCAGTGTGTTAGTTGA
- the rfbB gene encoding dTDP-glucose 4,6-dehydratase: MKTILVTGGAGFIGSNFVPYFLEKHPYYRLVILDLLTYAGNLENLKECEKNQNYKFIKGDICNRELVEFIFKEYDVKSVIHFAAESHVDNSIKSPDVFIQTNINGTFTLVDVAYKHWMKGPFSYKEEYKNSRFHHISTDEVYGTLGLDPDELFTERTPYAPNSPYSASKASSDMIVRSYHETYGLNTVITNCSNNYGPKQHNEKFIPTIIKNALEKKPIPVYGDGKNIRDWLYVLDHCKGIDAVFHSGKSGETYNIGGRNEKTNIEIVNAITTILDKEVPISNFSYKDLVVFVKDRAGHDRRYAIDASKIENELGWRADENFDSGIVKTIKWYLRKY; the protein is encoded by the coding sequence ATGAAAACCATTTTAGTAACTGGCGGCGCCGGCTTCATAGGGTCAAACTTCGTACCGTATTTTTTAGAAAAGCATCCATACTATCGATTGGTAATTTTGGATCTTCTGACATATGCGGGGAATTTAGAAAATTTAAAAGAGTGTGAAAAAAATCAAAATTATAAATTTATCAAAGGAGATATTTGTAATAGAGAATTGGTAGAATTTATATTTAAAGAATATGATGTGAAGAGTGTTATTCATTTCGCTGCTGAGTCTCATGTGGACAACTCAATAAAAAGTCCAGACGTATTTATACAGACAAATATAAATGGAACTTTTACCTTGGTAGATGTGGCTTATAAGCATTGGATGAAAGGCCCGTTTAGCTATAAGGAGGAGTATAAAAACTCGAGATTTCATCATATTAGCACAGATGAGGTTTATGGAACCCTTGGCCTTGATCCAGATGAACTATTTACCGAAAGAACACCGTATGCACCGAATTCTCCGTATTCAGCATCTAAGGCCTCATCTGATATGATAGTTAGATCATATCATGAGACATATGGACTAAATACGGTAATTACAAATTGTTCAAATAACTATGGTCCAAAACAACACAACGAGAAATTTATACCGACAATTATAAAAAATGCCCTTGAAAAAAAGCCAATACCAGTCTATGGTGACGGCAAAAATATAAGGGATTGGTTATATGTACTTGATCACTGCAAAGGAATAGATGCCGTATTTCATAGCGGAAAAAGTGGTGAAACATATAATATTGGAGGAAGAAACGAAAAGACTAATATAGAAATAGTTAATGCCATTACAACTATTTTGGACAAAGAGGTGCCGATTTCAAATTTCTCATATAAGGATTTAGTCGTATTTGTGAAAGATAGAGCAGGACACGATAGGAGATATGCTATTGATGCGAGTAAGATAGAAAATGAGCTAGGATGGAGAGCGGATGAGAATTTTGATAGCGGAATAGTGAAAACTATCAAGTGGTATTTAAGAAAGTATTAA
- a CDS encoding class I SAM-dependent methyltransferase, which translates to MAKEIKCPLCSNNVENIEKINVRDIINLWKKRGIDTEKLFEENLYLYKNLCPHCKLEFFYPFVPGDNKFYSLLGREEWYYLHEDKTEFLYSCKFIKENDHVLDVGSGRGAFLKYIDKKVEYTGLELSSQAVEFAKKEKINVMEKTIEEFAQNNQNTQDVVVTFQVLEHIVSLDSFIKSSLTALKKNGYFIIAVPNNYSFIRYTQNNILNLPPHHLFHWNEYALEYIAKKYNLEIVDIYKEKVTNVHKTWFYTTKISKFIRGLLGVGTKTINVSFLSRVIQKISFLLSKFMRNSCSHLREDGHTIAIVFRKIHDV; encoded by the coding sequence ATGGCAAAAGAAATAAAATGCCCATTATGTAGTAATAATGTGGAAAATATTGAAAAGATAAATGTTAGAGATATTATTAATTTGTGGAAAAAAAGAGGTATTGATACAGAAAAACTATTTGAAGAAAATTTATATCTATACAAAAATTTATGTCCACATTGTAAACTGGAATTTTTTTATCCATTTGTCCCCGGAGATAATAAATTTTATAGTTTATTAGGTAGAGAAGAATGGTATTATTTACATGAAGATAAAACAGAATTTTTATACTCATGTAAATTTATAAAAGAGAATGACCATGTATTGGACGTTGGTTCCGGTAGAGGAGCCTTTTTGAAATATATTGATAAAAAAGTAGAATATACTGGTCTTGAGCTTAGCTCTCAGGCTGTAGAATTCGCAAAAAAAGAAAAAATTAATGTCATGGAAAAAACAATTGAAGAATTTGCACAAAATAATCAGAATACTCAAGATGTGGTTGTTACATTTCAAGTTCTTGAGCATATTGTAAGTTTAGATAGTTTTATAAAATCATCTTTAACTGCTTTAAAGAAAAACGGCTATTTTATTATTGCTGTTCCTAATAATTATTCTTTTATCCGTTATACACAAAATAATATATTAAATTTACCACCACATCATTTATTTCACTGGAATGAGTATGCATTAGAGTATATTGCAAAAAAATATAATTTGGAAATTGTAGATATTTATAAAGAAAAAGTTACAAATGTTCATAAGACCTGGTTTTATACAACTAAGATTTCTAAATTTATAAGAGGGCTACTTGGCGTTGGTACAAAAACTATCAATGTATCTTTTTTGAGTAGAGTAATTCAAAAAATTTCTTTCTTATTGAGTAAATTTATGAGAAACTCATGTTCTCATTTGAGAGAAGATGGACATACGATAGCAATAGTTTTTAGAAAGATACATGATGTATAA
- the rfbA gene encoding glucose-1-phosphate thymidylyltransferase RfbA translates to MKGIILAGGSGTRLYPITKGIVKQLLPIYNKPMIYYPLSVLMLANIKEILIISTPKDIDRFKDIFGDGSGLGLDIQYAIQNHPNGLAEAFIIGEKFIGNDDVCLVLGDNLIYGEGLIKLLENSKQKVENDKKGVVFGYYVDDASAYGVVEFDKNKKAISIEEKPKKPKSNYAVIGLYFYPNDVVQIAKNVKPSDRGELEITTINQEYLSQEKLYVEVLGRGYAWLDTGTHESLLEASNFIEVIEKRQGLKIACIEEIAYKKGYISKERLIALGNELSKNSYGKYLLKVANT, encoded by the coding sequence ATGAAAGGAATAATTTTAGCCGGCGGAAGCGGGACCAGGCTTTATCCAATTACAAAGGGTATAGTTAAGCAGTTGTTGCCAATTTACAATAAGCCAATGATCTATTATCCATTGTCAGTACTTATGCTTGCTAATATCAAAGAAATTTTGATCATTTCTACTCCAAAAGATATAGATAGATTTAAGGATATATTCGGAGATGGAAGCGGTTTAGGATTAGATATCCAGTATGCCATACAAAATCATCCAAATGGACTCGCAGAAGCTTTTATAATAGGTGAAAAATTTATAGGAAATGATGACGTTTGTTTAGTGCTTGGCGATAATCTCATATATGGCGAAGGGCTAATAAAACTACTTGAAAATAGCAAACAAAAAGTGGAAAATGACAAAAAGGGGGTTGTGTTTGGTTATTACGTCGATGATGCATCGGCTTATGGCGTTGTTGAATTTGATAAAAATAAAAAGGCTATAAGTATCGAGGAAAAACCAAAAAAACCAAAGAGTAACTATGCTGTAATAGGTCTATATTTTTATCCAAATGACGTCGTACAAATAGCTAAAAATGTTAAGCCGTCAGATAGAGGCGAGCTGGAAATAACGACTATAAATCAAGAGTATCTAAGCCAAGAAAAACTATATGTTGAGGTTTTGGGTAGAGGGTATGCGTGGCTTGATACCGGTACACATGAAAGTTTGCTGGAAGCTAGTAATTTTATAGAGGTAATAGAAAAAAGACAAGGGCTGAAAATAGCTTGTATAGAAGAGATAGCCTATAAAAAGGGGTATATTTCAAAAGAACGGCTAATAGCGTTAGGAAATGAGTTATCTAAAAATAGCTATGGAAAATATCTTCTAAAGGTAGCTAATACATGA
- a CDS encoding sugar 3,4-ketoisomerase: MAYIIDLPTFKDERGGLTVMEKLLPFEIKRFYCIYGVTQKRGGHRHKKTIQALICLDGSCEVYVNDGQKKEIFLLDSPSKCLLLKPEDWHTMDKFTKGSTLLVFASEFYNKDDYISEEY, from the coding sequence ATGGCTTATATTATCGATTTGCCGACATTTAAAGATGAAAGAGGCGGGCTTACAGTCATGGAAAAGCTGCTTCCATTTGAGATAAAGAGATTTTATTGCATATATGGCGTGACTCAAAAAAGGGGCGGCCATAGGCATAAAAAGACTATCCAAGCTTTAATATGTCTTGATGGAAGTTGTGAAGTATATGTAAATGACGGGCAAAAAAAAGAAATATTTTTACTAGATAGCCCTTCAAAGTGCTTGTTACTCAAGCCAGAAGATTGGCATACTATGGATAAATTTACGAAAGGCTCTACTCTATTAGTTTTTGCCTCAGAGTTTTATAATAAAGATGATTATATTAGCGAGGAGTATTGA
- a CDS encoding glycosyl transferase, with translation MYNYCTLFDSNYLTRGLAMYESLKKNSDKFHLYIFSFDDRSYKVLKELKLESATIIQLEEFEDDELLNIKKSRTPGEYCWTCTPSIIKYCIEKYNLNSCTYLDADLYFFSNPAVLIKELGEKSVLITEHRYTKEYDQSKTSGIYCVQFMTFKNDKNGIEVLNWWRNACNEWCYARFEDGKFGDQKYLDDWLNRFNGVYSLKNLGGGVAPWNIQQYDLSKKEFELIFYHFHGFKFLENNKLEFGNYKLRKFDLKNLYKPYISHLEDIKIRLEELGYKYDFHGTIKLKKSWKTPLIKIKRWIRNTYNVYDKNYILGL, from the coding sequence ATGTATAATTACTGCACTCTTTTTGATAGCAATTATCTAACTCGTGGCTTAGCTATGTATGAGTCTCTTAAAAAGAATAGCGATAAATTTCATCTATATATTTTTTCTTTTGATGATAGAAGCTACAAAGTTTTAAAAGAGTTAAAGTTGGAATCAGCAACAATAATTCAGCTTGAAGAATTTGAAGATGATGAACTTTTAAATATAAAAAAAAGTAGAACACCAGGCGAATATTGCTGGACTTGTACACCCTCAATTATTAAGTACTGCATAGAAAAATATAATCTTAATAGTTGTACGTATCTTGATGCAGATTTATATTTTTTCTCAAATCCGGCCGTGCTTATTAAGGAGCTGGGTGAAAAGTCCGTTTTAATAACAGAGCATAGATATACTAAGGAATATGATCAAAGTAAAACTAGCGGGATATATTGCGTACAGTTTATGACTTTTAAAAATGATAAAAATGGAATAGAAGTACTAAACTGGTGGAGAAACGCTTGTAATGAGTGGTGTTATGCTAGATTTGAAGATGGCAAATTCGGCGATCAAAAATATTTAGATGATTGGTTAAATAGATTTAATGGGGTCTACTCTTTAAAAAATTTAGGCGGCGGAGTTGCACCTTGGAATATCCAACAATATGATCTTTCTAAAAAAGAATTTGAGCTAATTTTTTATCATTTTCATGGTTTTAAATTTTTAGAAAATAACAAGTTAGAATTTGGAAATTATAAACTAAGAAAATTCGATTTAAAAAATTTATATAAGCCATATATATCTCACTTGGAAGATATAAAAATACGGTTAGAAGAGTTAGGGTATAAATATGATTTTCATGGAACGATAAAACTTAAAAAAAGTTGGAAGACGCCACTTATAAAAATTAAAAGATGGATAAGAAATACTTATAACGTTTACGATAAAAATTATATTTTAGGACTATGA
- a CDS encoding TIGR04325 family methyltransferase → MKKFIKEIMPPIILKIFKRLKINKYDWKGSYNTWEEAKKVSIGYDSKEILQKVRTSLLKVKNKEAIFERDSVIFDKIQYSWPLLAGLMYACVKSKGKLRVLDFGGSLGSTYFQNKKFLDCFDEVSWSVVEQKHFVDIGKIDFQDDRLKFYYDIETCKKEQSPNVLLLSSVLQYIERPYDLLDKILKDNFEFILLDRTIFSKKYKKDLITIQHTGDIYGNTTIPCWIFYEYNFEKYFSKNFTLIESFDLEDEENEYKYEKGFIWQKK, encoded by the coding sequence ATGAAAAAATTTATTAAAGAAATTATGCCTCCAATTATATTAAAGATTTTTAAAAGATTAAAAATAAACAAATACGATTGGAAAGGTAGTTATAATACTTGGGAAGAAGCAAAAAAGGTATCCATTGGCTATGATAGCAAAGAAATACTCCAAAAGGTTAGAACCTCTCTTTTAAAGGTTAAAAACAAAGAAGCTATTTTTGAGAGAGACAGCGTAATATTTGATAAAATCCAATATTCTTGGCCTCTACTAGCTGGGCTGATGTATGCTTGTGTAAAATCTAAAGGAAAGCTTAGGGTACTTGACTTTGGCGGAAGTTTAGGGAGTACATATTTTCAAAATAAAAAATTCTTGGATTGCTTTGATGAAGTTTCTTGGAGTGTTGTTGAACAAAAGCACTTTGTTGATATAGGTAAAATAGATTTTCAAGATGATAGGTTAAAATTTTATTATGATATTGAAACTTGCAAGAAAGAACAAAGTCCAAATGTTTTATTGCTTTCAAGTGTATTACAATATATTGAGAGGCCTTATGATTTATTAGATAAAATACTAAAAGATAATTTTGAATTTATTTTATTGGATAGAACAATTTTTTCTAAAAAATACAAAAAGGACCTTATAACTATACAACACACAGGAGATATATACGGGAATACTACCATTCCTTGTTGGATATTTTACGAATATAATTTTGAAAAATATTTCTCTAAAAATTTTACTTTAATTGAGTCTTTTGATTTAGAAGATGAAGAAAATGAATATAAATATGAAAAAGGTTTTATATGGCAAAAGAAATAA
- a CDS encoding acylneuraminate cytidylyltransferase: MNIAFIPVRGGSKSIPLKNIKAFCGKPLVYWTILSLQNSINIDRIFVATDCNKIKEIVNNFNFTKVEVYDRDPKNAEDTSSTESVMLEFIYKNNFREDDLFFLVQATSPLTQTEDFDEALKLFKKNKADSLLTCVRTKRFFWDGDANPINYDFKNRPRRQDFYGLFMENGSFYINSIGNIKKYKNRLSGKVSIYEMKEFTAIEIDEEDDWIIAERMMYKYILLKRAKPIIKLFLSDVDGTLTDAGMYYGENGNELKKFNTRDGKGFELLRRAGIKTGIITSENTKIVENRAKKLKVDFLRQGMEHNGKLEAVKRICQNENILLSEVAYIGDDINCKELLQSVGLAACPLDATQEIKDILNIIVLSKKGGDGAVREFAEYVLGNYHDK; the protein is encoded by the coding sequence ATGAACATAGCGTTTATTCCAGTAAGAGGTGGGAGTAAATCCATACCACTTAAAAATATTAAAGCATTCTGTGGCAAACCACTTGTTTACTGGACTATTTTATCGCTTCAAAATTCAATTAATATCGATAGAATATTTGTGGCTACTGATTGTAATAAAATAAAAGAAATCGTAAATAATTTTAATTTCACGAAAGTCGAAGTATATGATAGAGATCCTAAAAATGCTGAAGATACATCTAGCACAGAATCTGTAATGCTCGAATTTATTTATAAAAATAATTTTAGAGAGGATGATTTATTTTTTTTGGTACAAGCAACTTCTCCTCTTACGCAGACAGAGGATTTTGATGAAGCATTAAAGTTGTTTAAAAAAAATAAAGCCGATTCATTGCTTACTTGCGTTAGGACAAAAAGATTTTTTTGGGATGGTGACGCGAACCCCATAAATTATGATTTCAAAAATCGTCCACGTAGGCAAGATTTTTATGGTCTCTTTATGGAGAATGGATCGTTTTATATAAATAGTATAGGCAATATAAAAAAATATAAAAATCGTTTAAGCGGCAAGGTATCTATTTATGAGATGAAAGAATTTACAGCTATAGAAATAGATGAGGAAGATGATTGGATAATAGCTGAGAGAATGATGTATAAATATATTTTGTTAAAAAGAGCAAAACCAATTATAAAGCTTTTCCTATCTGATGTCGATGGAACTTTAACAGATGCTGGAATGTATTATGGTGAAAATGGTAATGAACTGAAGAAATTTAATACTCGTGATGGAAAAGGGTTTGAGCTATTGCGCCGTGCCGGTATAAAAACAGGAATAATTACAAGCGAAAATACAAAAATAGTGGAGAATCGTGCAAAAAAGTTAAAAGTAGATTTTTTACGTCAAGGAATGGAGCATAATGGTAAGTTAGAAGCAGTTAAAAGAATATGTCAAAATGAAAATATTTTACTTAGTGAAGTAGCATATATTGGAGACGATATAAACTGTAAAGAACTATTACAAAGCGTCGGATTAGCTGCTTGTCCTTTAGATGCTACACAAGAGATTAAAGACATCTTAAATATTATCGTACTTTCAAAAAAAGGTGGAGATGGTGCTGTCAGAGAATTCGCTGAGTATGTCTTGGGAAATTACCATGATAAATAA
- a CDS encoding DegT/DnrJ/EryC1/StrS family aminotransferase, whose protein sequence is MIEYENLKLANEKLFNKYKESFNDFLNSGWFILGDQVKKFEESFASFCNVKHCIGVASGLDALILAIDACDFPKNSEIIVPSNTYIATILAIVRNGFKPILVEPDINTYNIDPNRIEEKITKNTRAIIVVHLYGKACDMDKICSIANQYDLKIIEDVAQAHGAKFKDKMVGGFGIGCFSFYPTKNLGALGDAGAITTNDENLAKIFRSLRNYGSAIKYYNDELGYNSRLDEIQAGFLSAKLEILDDITNHKRELAKIYLENLDNRFVKPVVDRDYFDVYHIFNIRHKNRDELKNYLFENEIKTEIHYPLPPHRQKSMQGIIEGRYPISEEIHNTTLSLPISYFHKEEDILKICDIMNRWHK, encoded by the coding sequence ATGATTGAGTACGAAAATTTAAAACTAGCAAATGAAAAGTTATTTAATAAGTATAAAGAGAGCTTTAACGATTTCCTAAATAGCGGTTGGTTTATTCTAGGAGATCAAGTAAAAAAATTTGAAGAAAGTTTTGCCTCTTTTTGTAATGTAAAACACTGCATAGGGGTTGCAAGCGGCCTTGATGCTCTAATCTTGGCAATAGACGCATGCGATTTTCCTAAAAATAGTGAGATAATAGTACCGTCTAATACGTATATAGCAACCATTTTAGCAATTGTTAGAAATGGATTTAAACCTATTTTGGTTGAGCCCGATATAAATACATACAATATAGATCCAAATAGAATTGAAGAAAAAATAACTAAAAATACAAGAGCGATTATAGTTGTACATCTATATGGCAAAGCTTGTGATATGGATAAAATTTGCTCTATTGCAAATCAATATGATTTAAAGATAATTGAAGATGTAGCGCAGGCACATGGAGCTAAATTCAAAGACAAAATGGTTGGTGGCTTTGGCATAGGATGTTTTAGTTTTTATCCAACAAAAAATTTAGGAGCATTGGGTGATGCCGGAGCTATTACTACAAATGATGAGAATTTGGCAAAGATATTTCGATCTCTTAGAAACTACGGCTCTGCTATAAAATATTACAATGATGAGCTAGGCTATAACTCAAGATTGGATGAAATTCAAGCTGGGTTTTTATCAGCCAAGCTTGAAATTTTAGATGACATTACAAATCATAAAAGAGAGTTGGCTAAGATCTATTTAGAAAATTTGGATAATAGGTTTGTAAAACCTGTTGTGGATAGGGATTATTTTGATGTTTATCATATATTTAACATTAGGCATAAAAACAGAGATGAACTAAAAAATTATCTTTTTGAAAATGAAATAAAAACCGAAATACATTATCCATTGCCTCCACATAGACAAAAATCTATGCAAGGCATAATAGAGGGACGGTATCCGATAAGCGAAGAGATACATAATACGACCTTAAGTTTACCTATATCTTATTTCCACAAGGAAGAAGATATATTAAAAATTTGCGATATTATGAATAGGTGGCATAAATGA
- a CDS encoding glycosyltransferase — protein sequence MLQEIYYKNYNEKPTKLSVITATYNADKFLPRLIKSLKEQVDKDFEWIISDGASSDKTLEILKNIGGINIKVISGEDFGIYDALNRGIKACNGEFYLVIGADDELYQNAIKDYKKAMEDGVDIITACIDTDNGKIEPNGGPRWLKAQAHYISGHAVGSIYRTSLHQKLGYYSRKFPIAADQLFVLTAANYGAKIKVVKSIVGKFSNDGVSSIDMLGTLCEFYRVQVVMGENKFLQTVLFILRLIKNFRKL from the coding sequence GTGTTGCAAGAAATTTATTATAAAAACTATAATGAAAAACCAACTAAACTTAGCGTAATTACCGCAACTTATAATGCGGATAAATTCTTGCCTAGATTGATAAAAAGTCTAAAAGAGCAAGTCGATAAAGATTTTGAGTGGATCATTTCTGATGGAGCGTCTAGCGATAAGACTTTAGAAATTTTAAAAAATATTGGTGGGATAAATATAAAAGTAATTTCGGGCGAAGACTTTGGGATTTATGATGCTTTAAATAGAGGCATAAAAGCTTGCAATGGAGAATTCTATCTTGTTATCGGTGCTGATGATGAGCTTTATCAAAATGCTATTAAAGATTATAAGAAAGCTATGGAAGATGGTGTAGACATAATAACAGCTTGTATTGATACTGATAATGGCAAAATTGAGCCAAATGGCGGACCAAGATGGCTAAAGGCACAAGCTCACTACATCTCTGGACATGCTGTAGGCTCAATATACCGCACAAGTCTTCATCAAAAACTTGGTTACTATTCAAGAAAATTTCCAATAGCGGCAGATCAGCTATTTGTATTGACTGCTGCAAATTATGGAGCAAAGATAAAAGTTGTAAAAAGTATTGTCGGTAAATTTTCAAATGATGGAGTTAGTAGTATTGATATGTTAGGAACTCTTTGTGAATTTTACAGAGTTCAGGTGGTGATGGGCGAAAATAAATTTTTACAAACCGTCCTATTTATTTTAAGACTTATTAAAAATTTTAGAAAATTATAA
- a CDS encoding N-acetylneuraminate synthase family protein: MAFKFDYIEPKVVAEIGCNHMGQLNIAKELISLAKQAGAHYVKFQKRNNKELLTKEQYNAPHPVPENSYGATYGEHREYLEFNLEQHKILKEYCDNIGIVYSTSVWDTTSAREMISLDPQFLKVPSACNNNFEMLKILRDEFNGQVQLSIGMTSKNEIEQIVNFFEETNQAKSRLLIYSCTSGYPVPAKDVSLLEINWLYEEYEHRINEIGFSGHHLGIALDVAAYTLGARWIERHFTKDRTWKGTDHAASLEPDGLRKLIRDLNATYEALHYKKEEILFIEQIQREKLKNRK; encoded by the coding sequence ATGGCATTTAAATTTGACTACATAGAACCAAAAGTGGTAGCAGAAATTGGTTGTAATCATATGGGACAACTTAACATAGCGAAGGAGCTTATATCTTTAGCAAAACAAGCGGGGGCTCATTATGTAAAATTTCAAAAAAGAAATAATAAAGAGTTGCTTACAAAAGAACAATACAATGCTCCACATCCTGTTCCAGAGAATTCGTATGGTGCTACTTATGGTGAACATAGAGAGTATTTAGAATTTAATTTAGAGCAGCATAAAATTTTAAAAGAATACTGTGATAATATTGGAATAGTTTATTCTACTTCAGTTTGGGATACAACTAGTGCAAGAGAGATGATATCTCTTGATCCACAATTCTTAAAAGTTCCGTCAGCTTGTAATAACAACTTTGAAATGTTAAAAATTCTTCGAGATGAGTTTAATGGGCAAGTCCAGCTTTCTATTGGTATGACTTCAAAAAATGAAATTGAACAAATAGTGAATTTTTTTGAAGAAACAAATCAGGCAAAATCTAGATTGCTCATTTATTCTTGTACTTCAGGTTATCCTGTACCAGCAAAAGATGTTTCTTTGCTTGAGATTAATTGGCTTTACGAAGAGTATGAACATAGAATAAATGAAATAGGATTTTCTGGACATCATTTGGGTATTGCGCTTGATGTAGCGGCTTATACTTTAGGTGCTAGATGGATAGAAAGACATTTTACAAAGGATAGGACTTGGAAAGGAACCGATCATGCGGCTTCGCTTGAGCCAGATGGTCTAAGAAAACTTATAAGAGATCTTAATGCCACATATGAAGCATTGCACTACAAAAAAGAAGAAATTTTATTTATAGAACAAATTCAAAGAGAAAAATTAAAAAATAGGAAATAA